TATTATTGTTACCCTCACTTTAAAGCCTTTTGCAGACTATGCTCAGACTCCGATTACTATTGCGGCATTTATATCTCTTTTCGTTTGTCTTATTCCGACAACTATCGGCGGTCTGCTTTCTGCAATCGGAATTGCGGGAATGGATAGAGCACTGAGAGCGAACGTGATTACCAAAAGTGGAAAAGCAGTAGAAACAGCAGGAGATATTGATGTTTTGCTGCTTGATAAAACCGGAACAATTACCATTGGAAACCGTAAAGCAACTCAATTTCATCCTTCTAATGGAATTCAGATTGATGAATTTATTAAAGCTTCGGCATTAAGCTCTGTCGCAGATGAAACACCTGAAGGAAAATCAATCATTGAACTGAGTGCATTAAAATCCGAAGATTTATTGGTTGCTAATCCTACTTATATTGATTTTACAGCAGAAACCAGAACTTCAGGGATAGATTTTGAAGAAACAAGAATCCGTAAAGGAGCTTATGATACCATAAAAAAACTGACTGAAAAAGCCGGGAATATTTTCCCGCAGGAAACCCAGGATGCAGTAACCAAAATTTCTGAAAACGGAGGAACTCCTTTAGTCGTAGCCGTTGATGAAAAAGTATGGGGAGTTATAGAACTTCAGGATATTATCAAAACAGGAATTCAGGAACGTTTCCAGAGATTAAGAAAGATGGGGGTCAAAACGGTAATGGTAACCGGAGATAACCCTCTGACGGCCAAATTTATCGCAGAAAAAGCTGGAGTAGATGACTTTATTGCCGAAGCCAAGCCTGAAGATAAGATGAATTACATCAAAAAGGAACAGCAGGAAGGTAAGCTGGTAGCCATGATGGGTGACGGTACCAATGATGCTCCGGCACTGGCACAAGCGGATGTAGGCGTAGCAATGAACAGCGGAACTCAGGCTGCAAAAGAAGCTGGTAATATGGTAGACCTTGATAATGACCCTACAAAACTGATCGAAATTGTGGAAATCGGGAAGCAGCTGCTGATGACAAGAGGAACCTTGACGACTTTCAGTATTGCGAATGACGTTGCAAAGTATTTTGCCATTATTCCTGCGCTATTTATCACTTTTATTCCTTCGCTTCAGAAACTGAATATTATGAATCTTCATAGCCCGGAAACAGCCATCTTATCGGCAGTTATCTTCAATGCGATCATCATTCCGTTTCTGATTCCGCTGGCGTTGAAAGGAGTGGCTTACAAACCGATTGGTGCAAGTGCATTATTGAGAAGAAACCTTTTGATCTATGGTCTAGGCGGGGTAATTGTTCCGTTCATCGGGATCAAAATCATTGATCTGGTAATCAGTTTATTCTATTAAAATTTAAAAAATGAAAAATCATATTGTTTCAGCATTCAGATTAACTCTTGTAATGTTGGTGGTTACAGGTATTTATCTAGCAGTTGTATATGGAGGTTCTAAAATACTTCCCAACAAAGGAAACGGAGAAATTGTTTACAGTAAAGGGCAGAAATTTTATGCTAATATCGGGCAGGAATTTAAATCTGAAAAATACTTTCACGGCCGCCCTTCCTCAGTCAATTATAACGCAGCAGGAAGTGGGGGAAGTAATAAAGGCCCAAGCAACAAAGAATATCTGGAAACTGTACAAAAAAGAATTGATACTTTAAAAATGAACAACCCTGAAATGGGAAATGTCAAAGTTCCTGTAGAGCTGGTAACAGCAAGCGGAAGCGGACTGGATCCGGATATTTCTGAAGAAGGAGCATTGTACCAGGCAAAGAGAATTGGAAAAGTGAGAAATGTTTCAGAAGAGCAAGTCAAAAGCTTAATTAATAACCAGACTGAAAAGCCTTTCTTAGGACTTTTCGGACCATCAAAAGTAAATGTTCTGAAGCTTAATATTGCTTTGGATCAGTTAAAATAATAAATTTAATAATCTCATAATCATGTCAGGGTTTTAAACCTTGACATGATTTACATACCTTTAAATAAACGTGAAAAAATATCTAGTTATAAGTGCATTATTAGGACTATCTTTAGCCAAAGCACAGTCATCCGATTCATTGAAAATTGGTAATAAAGTTACATTTTCTGCTTATGCAGAACTATTTTATACTTATGATTTTAATGAGCCGGGCAATCATATGCGTCAGAACTTTTTATACTCATATAACAGACATAATGAAATGAACCTCAATCTGGGGTTGGTTAAAGCCAATTATCAGAGTGAAAATCTCCGTGCTAATGTAGCTCTAATGGCTGGAACGTATGCCCAGGATAATATGGCAGCTGAACAAAATGCTTTACGCTATGTAAATGAAGCTAATATTGGGATCAAAATATCAAAAAATAAAAATTTATGGATTGATGCAGGGATTATGCCTTCTCATATTGGTTGGGAAAGCGCTATCGGAAAGGATAATATCAACCTGACCAGAAGTTTTGCAGCGGAAAATTCTCCTTATTTTGAAACAGGTGCTAAAATTTCTTATACATCAGATAACGGAAAATGGTTTTTAAGCGGATTAGTATTGAATGGATGGCAAAGAATTGCAAAACCGGAAGGGAACCAGAGTATTTCTTTCGGACATCAGGTGACTTACAAACCTAATGAGAAAATCACCCTGAACAGCAGTTCATTCGTCGGAAATGATAAAGCAAAAGAAGACAAAAAAATGCGATATTTTCATGATTTATATGGAAGCTTCCAGCTGACAGAACAATTTTCTGCTGTATTGGGATTTGATATCGGAGCCGAGCAGAAATCAAAAGGAAGTGAGCAGTATAACATCTGGTACAGCCCGAATGTATTAATGAAATATCAGTTTGATAACAAATGGGCACTGGCAGGAAGATTGGAGTATTACAACGATAATAACGGTGTCATTATCAATACCGGAACTCCTAATGGATTTCAGACTTTTGGATATTCTCTCAATGTAGATTATGCGATCTTTAAAAATGTGGTTTTCCGTACAGAAGCTAGAGGTTTTACAGCTAAAGATGCCATTTTTGCAAAAAATGATGAATTTAAAAAAGGAAATTTCTTCATCACAACAAGTCTTGCAGCCTGGTTTTAGAAAACAGTTTAACCACAGCTAAAAGTGTTTAAAGTAAAATTAAAAAGAATAAAATCAATGTCATCAGCAAAAGATTTTTTAGAACTGATTCAAAAATCCCGTAAAGGAAAATTCAAAATTTATATAGGGATGAGTGCAGGTGTAGGGAAGACTTTCCGTATGCTTCAGGAAGCGCAAGCTCTATTGCGAAATGGCATTGATGTAAAGATTGGCTATGTTGAAACTCATGGCAGGGAAGAAACGGTAGCCCTTGTTGACGGTCTTCCTGAAATTACAAGAAAATCAGTTTTTTATAAAGGAAAAAACCTTGAAGAAATGGATCTTCAGGCCATTATCAATGAACATCCTGAAGTAGTTTTGGTGGATGAGCTGGCTCATACCAATGTGGAAGGCTCTAAAAATAAAAAAAGATGGCAGGATGTGCTTGAAATTCTTGATAACGGAATCAACGTTATCAGTGCTATGAATATTCAGCACATCGAAAGCCTGAATGAAGAGGTAAAGAAAATTACAGGAGTAGAAGTGGCAGAGAGAGTTCCGGATAAAATACTGGCACTCGCTGATGAAGTGGTGAACATTGACCTTACAGCTGATGAACTGCTGACCCGTTTAAAAGAAGGAAAAATTTACAAAAAAGAAAAAATTCAGACCGCACTGAGCAATTTCTTCCAAAGCGGGCATATTCTCCAGCTTCGTGAACTGGCTTTAAAAGAAGTGGCCACCCATGTGGAAAGAAAGGTAGAGACAGAGATCAAAACTGAAAATTTTAAACCTATAAAATTCCTGGCTTGTATCAGCAGCAATGAGAAGATTGCTAAAACAATTATCCGTAAGACGGCAAGATTAGCCAGTTATTATAACAGTCCATGGACGGTTTTGTACATTCAGAAACCCTCTGAAAATCCTGAAAAAATTGCATTGGATAAACAGCGGTATTTAATTAATAATTTTAATTTAGCACAGGAATTAGGTGCCAAAGTAGTCCGGATCAAAGAAAACAGTGTTCATAACGGAATCCTGGAATATGTGATTGATCACAATATTACAACAGTCTGTATTGGGAAACCTCATGCCAGTTTCTGGCAGCGGATGTTGGGGTACAGCTGGATCTATACCCTGATGAACAGGCTGAATGAGAGACAGATAGATATTATTATTTTATCTTAAAAAATAATGAAACTTAAAACGAAACTTACCTTAGGCGTTGGCCTTTTATTTCTGCTGATTGTTTTGCTTTCAGTGATAGGTTCTGTATATATCAATAAATTAAAATCCGATACTGAGAAAATTCTTACAGCCAATTACAACAGTCTGGAATTTTCCAAAAATATGCTTCTGGCACTGGATAATATCAGTACAGACAGTACCGTTGCGGTAGCAGATTTTCAGAAAAATAACAAACTGCAGGAAAAAAATCTTACAGAATTTGGAGAAAAAGAAGCCACTCAGAATCTGAATCTGCATTTTAACAGCTACCTGAAAGCTCCTGATATCAATAAAGAAAAACTCATCCGTGAGGATCTCGCCAAGATTATGTCTTTGAATATGAAAGGCATAGAACGAAAGAGTGATATCGCGATTATTACAGCAGAAAATGCCACTTTTTGGATCGTAAGTTTAGGAACCGTATGCTTTCTGATTGCTTTTATCCTGCTTTTCAATTTGCCGCAAACTATTGCGGAACCTATCAACCAGCTCACTTTCAGTATCAAACAAATTGCTGATAAGAACTATAGTGAAAGGGTTCATTTCAAAGGAAGTGAAGAGTTCAACAGCCTGGCAGATTCATTCAACAGCATGGCGGAAAAACTTCAGGAGTATGAAAGCAGTACACTTTCCAAACAATTAATGGATAAAAAACGAATCGAAACACTGGTCAACAATATGCATGATGCAGTGATTGGTCTGGATGAGAATCATTTCATCTACATGATCAATGATGAAGCGTTGAAAATCACAAATCTTCATAAGGAAGATATTATTGGAAAAACGGCTCATGAAGTAGCCATCAACAATGATCTGATGCGCGAACTGCTGAAAAATATAGATCATCCGGTAAAAGACCCTATCAAAATTGTCCGTGATAATAAGGAAAACTATTTTGAACAGGATATTATTCCTATCAATATTGTAAAAACAGGGGAGAAAGAGAAGAAATACATCGGAAAGGTAATTTTGTTACGAAATATTACACCTTTTAAAGAACTGGATTTTGCTAAAACCAACTTCATTGCAACCATTTCCCATGAGCTGAAAACTCCAATTTCCGCTATAAAGATGGGCGTTCAGCTTCTTGGGAACCAAAAGTTCGGGGAACTGAATGAGCAGCAGCAGGAATTGTTAAAAAGCATCAATGAAGACGGACAGCGCTTACTGGATATTACAGGGGAACTCCTTAACCTTTCTCAGGTAGAATCCGGAAATATCAGACTGACTGTAGATAAATGTTCCCCTAAAGAAATCGTAGAGACTGCTGTAAAAAATGTAGAAAAATTGGCTGAGCAGAAAAATATCTCCATCAGTACAGAATATCTGTTGGAAGATAGCGATGCGGTGACTGCTGATTTTGATAAAACAGTCTGGGTGATGAATAATTTCCTCACCAATGCTGTAAAACATTCTTTTCAGGATGAGAATATTAAGATTGTGGTAGAAAAAATCAATTCATTTATTCAGTTCAGTATTATTGATACAGGAAGCGGGATTGATGAGAAATACCATCGCCAGATCTTTGACCGCTATTTTCAGGTTCCGGGAGAACATCAGAATGGAACAGGATTGGGATTGGCCATTTCAAAAAACTTCATTGAAAAACAACACGGAGAAATAGGAGTGAAGAGTTCCCTGAATAATGGAAGTACGTTTTACTTCAGACTGCCGGTTTCATAAAGATTAAATAACGTATTCAAACACCTTATAGGTTTTATAAACCTATAAGGTGTATTCATCTATAAGAAAATATCAGATCCTTCTCAATAAAAAATTTCTAATCCTATTCTTTATATTTGCCATAAAAATAGGAATGAGAAAAACTTTAGGGCTCTTATTATTTTCAGTTTTACTGAGTATTCAGGCCTCTGCACAGACTTTCACATTAGAAAAGCTTAATGGGTTTAATAAACTTACCATGGATGAGTTTAAAAAGGAAATGAAAGAACTTCAGTTTCAATTTTACGATAGAACAGAAGGGCTTGGCTTCTTTTTAACCGAATATGATTCCCCTGACTACACCTCAAAAATTGGAAAGTTTGAATACAAGGAAGAAAAATCAGAAGACAGAATTGAATTTGAGTTTAAAAACAAAAAAGAGTATGATCAGTATCTTAAACTGATGTTGGCTGCTGGGTATAAAGAAACAGAAAAAGGAAAGATCATTACCAAAGAGCCTTATGTGGATTACTACAGGAATAAAGAACATGTCAGGCTGATTCTGCCAAAGACAGGGGAAAGTTTTCCATATACTATTATTGTTTTTAAATAAATAAAAGAAGGATTCTGCTACCAGAATAATCTTTAAATGATTTTAAATAAAATTTTCTAAATTTGAACTTAAATCACATAAGATGAACACATCAGATTTAAAAATTGATTTAATTAACAGGATTACCCAACTAAAGGAGGCTAGAATCATTGAAGAAATTCAAAAGATACTGGATTTTGAATTGGATCAGAATGACTATATTCTTACTGAGGAGCAAAAAGAAAGAGTTGCTGAAGGCAGAGAAGAATATAAGAATAAAAAGTACCTTTCTGAAGATCAGGCTAACCAGGATATTGAAGAATGGCTAAAAGAAAAATAATCTGGACCGTTAAGGCCGATCAGGAAAGAAGAGATATTCTTGAATATTGGATCCTCAGAAATAAATCTAAAACTTTCAGTATAAAACTCAACAGGCTGATCATATATAATATTGGAGTATTAGCAGATCATCCTGCAATTGGAAGGAAAACAGATGTTGAAAAGGTAAGGGTGAAAATCGTAAGAGATTACCTTATATTTTATGAATTTTCAAATACTGAACTTATCATACTTTCGGTTTGGGATGGAAGGAGAGAAAGTAAAAAGTAAGAAGTTATAGTATGAATTCCACTTACTTTACGATAATATAAAAGGCTGTGAAATCTATCACAGCCTTTTATGTTATAAATGATATTTCTTACTGTTTCTCAATCAAATCCAGAAACTGCTGTTCATCAAGAATCGTAATCGTTCCGATGTCCTGAGCTTTTTTCAGTTTACTTCCGGCTTTTTCACCTACTACAAGGTAATTAAGGTTTTTCGACACTGCAGAAATATTTTTTCCTCCATGCTTTTCTACCATCTCTTCTGCAGATTCTCTGGTGAATAAAGATAATTTTCCGGTGAAAAGGAATGTTTTTGCTTCGAGAACGTTTGATAAAACTTCATTTGTGCTTTCTCCTTTTTCAAGCTGTACACCGTAAGATTTTAAACGCTCAATCATCAATAGGTTTTCAGAATTCTGGAAGAACTCAACGATGCTTACTGCAATTTTAGCACCGATATCTTCTACCTGGCAAAGCTCTTCCACAGTCGCATTTTTCAATTCTTCAATGGTTGGGAAGTTTTTTACCAGTTTCTTGGCTACCGTTTCCCCTACATGTTTGATACCGATTCCATATAATACTTTCTCAAAAGCTATTTCTTTGGATTTCTCAATTCCTGAGATGATATTCTGAGCAGATTTTTCAGCCATTCTTTCCAATGGAAGAAGCTGTTCTTTTGTTAAAACATAAAAATCAGCAGGATTTTCAACCAGCTTTTCTCTGTACAGCTGTTCAATAGTTTCACTACCCAGGTTGTCAATATTCAATGCTTTTCTGGAAACGTAGTGAATCATTCTTCCTACCACTTGTGGCGGACAGTGAAGTTCGTTTGGGCAGAAATGGATAGCCTGATCTTCAATTTTTACCAGTTCAGTACCGCATTCAGGACAATGTTTAATGTATTCTACTTCTTTACTTTCTTCCGTTCTTTTTTCCGTATTTACCCCTACAATTTTCGGGATAATTTCACCTCCTTTTTCTACGTATACAAAATCATTTTCATGAAGATCCAGTTTCTTGATGATATCTTCATTATGGAGAGAAGCTCTTTTTACGATTGTTCCGGCCAGCAAAACAGGTTTAAGGTTGGCAACGGGGGTGATAGCGCCCGTTCTTCCCACCTGATAAGACACACTCTGAAGTTCTGTCTCTACCTTTTCAGCTTTAAATTTGTAAGCCATTGCCCAACGCGGAGATTTAGCTGTATATCCAAGCTGTCTCTGCTGTTGTAATGAATTCACTTTTAAAACGATACCGTCAATTTCAAAAGGAAGATTATGACGTTCAGTATCCCAAAACGTAATAAATTCCTGTACTTCAGCCATTGTTTTACATAATTTGGCCTGCTGTGATGTTTTGAACCCCCAGCTCTGGGCTTTTTGAAGTAATTCCCAATGTGTTTCTGCTGGAATATCCTCAGAGATAAACTGATACAGTACAGAAGAAAGTCCGCGCTTTCTTACCTCAGCACTGTCCTGCATTTTCAAGCTTCCGCTGGCAGTATTTCTCGGATTCATAAAAGGATCCAGGCCTTCTTCCTCACGCAGTTTATTGATTTTGTCAAAGTTTTTTCGGGTCAGATAAATTTCTCCACGCATGAAAAAATGAGCCGGGAAATCACCTTTTAAAGTCAAAGGAATATCTGAAATGGTTCTCACGTTCGGAGTAATTTCATCTCCCTGGAAACCGTCACCACGGGTCACTGCCTGTGACAGCTTTCCGTTTTCATAAAGAATAGAAATAGAAGCACCATCATACTTCAGCTCAGCAACAAATTCTACAGGATCTTCAATTGTTTTGATGATTCTCTTTTCCCAGTCTTCCAGATCATCAAAATCATAGGAATTGTCCAGAGAATACATTCTGAATTTATGCTGGATTGTAGGAAAAACCTTGGTAACACCGCCACCTACACGTACTGTAGGAGAATTTTCATCATAAAATTCAGGATATTGGGCTTCCAGATTCTGTAGTTCTTCCAGAAGCATATCAAATTCAAAATCCGTAACGGTAGGAGTATCCAGTAGGTAATAGTTTTCGTTATGCTGGTGAAGCTCTTTGCGGAGCTGTTCTATCTTTTGTTGAATGTTTTCAGACATTGGTTTTCTATCTTTTGAGCAAAAATAACTAAAGTAATCGCATTTAAAAAATAACGGAATTAAATATTACAGGAAAATTAAGAATACGTAATATGCCTTAACCAACTGGTTTTGCAGTAAATAAAACATGTGTTTAAAGTAATTTAACATATCGTTCTGATTTAATTAAAAAAATGTTAAAACTTTCTTAAACAGCCTGCCTTTAAAGTCAAGATACCTTTGCACATCTAATGGAAAGAAACCTCTGATGATGTATTGATATGAAAATCAAAGAGGTTCTGGACGATCACAAAAAAATTAATCATAAAGATCTTCGGAAGAAATGAAAAAAGTAAAGATTGTACTGGGATTATTGTTTTTAGGGCTTGGGACAATGGCTTATGCACAGACCACGCAGGCTTCTATTGTAGGGAAAGTTACCGGGCCTGGAAGTACGGCTCAGGAAAAAGTGAAAGTAACGATCGTGAATGAGTCTACAGGATTCAGAACGGAAACGGAAACCAACTCAAAAGGGGAGTATATTTTTAAAGAAATTCCTCTTGGTGGGCCTTACACAGTCATTGTAAACGATGATAAAAAAGAAGGTTACAATGTCAACTTCGGTGATCAGGTGACTGTGAATATGGATCTTGGTAATGAAAAGAATATTGAAGAAGTAAAGATTACAGGAAACCTTAAAAACAAGATCGGAAACCTGGGTGCAGCAACAGCCATTTCGGCTAAAAATATCAGTATGCTTCCAGTGAACGGACGAAATTTTGCGAATCTTGCCGAGCTGTCCCCATTAAGCGGAAAAGGAGGAAACCTTTCCGGGCAGCTAGGATCTTCTACCAACTTTACGATTGATGGGATGACCGCCAAAAACCCAACTTCTGCAGGAGCTACAACCAGCCGAAGCGGTGCCCCTTTTTCTATTTCCATTGAAGCAGTACGTGAATTCAAAATTACCACCAACCAATATGATGTGACATTGGGAAGAAGTGGTGGTGGAACCGTAAGTGCCGTTACCAAATCAGGAACCAATAAATTTTCAGGAAGCGCCTGGGAATATTTAAGAACAAATTGGCTTTCCAGTCCATATGATATCAGAGGAAACAAAAGAGATAATGATTTCTCTACTTCCCAGTTCGGATTTTCATTGGGGGGACCGATTATTAAAAATAAATTACATTTCTTCGTAGCATGGGATCACCAGCTGGATTCAAGACCTTTGGCTATTGCAGATATCAAATCTCAGGATGATGAGAAGAGATTCAGTACTACTACGCAGACGCTTAATCAGTTTCTGGATATCGCAAGAGCAAAATATGGGGTAGGAAGCGGCCCGCAGTTCGGAACTTTTGATAAAGTAAGAAACTCTGATGCTGCATTCTTACGTTTAGACTGGCAGATCAACGAAAAAAACTTATTAACCCTAAGAAATAATTTCACCTACGATCTTAATAAAAACGGCTTGGGTGACAATACCAATATCAATTTCTTTGAATCTTACGGAAATGATAAAAACCTTGATAACAGTTTATTGTTAACCTTAAGATCAAATCTGCAGCCTAATTTAACCAATGAATTAAAAGCTCAGTACCTTTACACTTTCCAGAACAGTTATCAGAACAATCAATTGGGAAAACCCGTACCAAGAGCTATTGTAGAAGGAGTAGCTTCAAGTGCCGGATCTACTAATATTCAGATTGGAGGACACCGTTTTGGGCAGGAAAGCTTTAGAAATAACGTAATCCAGGTGGTAGATAACTTATATTACAATACGGATAAAGTAAAATATACCTTTGGAGCTGATTTAATGTATACAACTGCAAAATCAGTATATGGAAGTGAGGTGAACGGAAGGTTCCATTTCCAGGGAATGAGCAATTTTGATGCGATGACTCCTTACAGATTTTACAGAGAAGTTCCACTGGTGGAAGATCCGTCTGTAAGATCAAATATCTGGAATATTGGTGTATACGGTCAGTTTCAGACCAAAATCGCAAAAGGTCTTGATTTAATGGCAGGTTTAAGATTAGACTATGGAGGCTATCCAAAAGCAGAATTCAATCAAAAATTGTTTGATGAAATGGGAATCAGAACGGATAACAAAATCAAATCATTTGTTGTTCAGCCAAGATTCCAGTTTGACTGGAACATTAATGAAGGAAATAAAGACTTCCTGAAGTTCGGTGCCGGAATTTTCTCTTCCGATATCAACAATTATATGATCATCAACAACCTTGTATTCGATGGGAAACATCTGGCTACAGTGGATGTAACGGGTAAAGATGTTCCTTTCCCGGATTTCAACAGCTACAGAAATGATTATAATTCTGTTCCATCCCTTTCCCAGTATCAGATTCCAACCATCAACTATACGGGTAAAGATGCAAAAATCCCAATCGTTTATAAAGCGAATATCTCTTATACCCATTTCTTCAATGAAAGGTTCAGAGCAGGAATTGCAGGATATATGGCTTTAGGTAGAAATAATTACTATTACTACGACAGAAACATGGTGGCAAACCCTTTCTTTACTTTAGCTAATGAAGGCGGACGAGGAGTATTCATTCCCACAAGTGCTATTACCAATAATGCCAATAACAGTGTAAGTTTTGATTGGAAGCAGGGAAGAATCAATAATAAGTTCGGAAGAGTATTGGAATTGGTGAGTGACGGTAAAGTAAACCAGTTCTCATTCGTAATCGATACAAGTTACCGTTACTGGAAAGACGGAGAAATCACAGCGAGTTATACTTGGTCTGATATCAAAGACAATACTTCTTATAACGGAAATGTAGCTAACTCTGCTACATTGTCTACGATGATTCAGAGTGACCCGAGAGATTTAAGAATGACCTATTCTGATAACCAGTTCCGTAATAAAGTAGTTATTTATGGTAACTCACCTACCATTGCCGGATTTACGTTAGGAATCAGGTATTCAGGAATCGGAGGTACCCGCTTCTCTGCAACCACAGGAGGAAATATCAATGGTGACTTTGTAGATTCCAATGACCTTGCTTTTATCTTCCCGAATATCACCAAAGCTATTCTGGATGATCCACAGGTAGGGCAGGCTCTGAAAGATTATATCAATGAATACAATGGCAAAATTGCAGAACGTAACGGAGGTAAAAACGGATTCTATGGAGTTTGGGATGTACGTGTAGCAAAGAAAATTAAATTTGATAAAGTAGGTGCTTTTGAACTTTCTGTAGATATCTTTAACGTAGCCAATCTTCTTAACAAAGAATGGGGTGTAAACAAATCATACGGAAACACCTCTCTGTATAAAGTAACCAAGTTTAACAAGGATACGATGCAGTATGAATACACCAAAAACGTAAGTGGAGGTGGCTTGGTTCCGCTATCCGGAAATCCATACCAGATCCAGATCGGAGCGAAGTATTCCTTCTAATTTCTGTTTATGAACCACTGAAGACATATAAGAATTTGAAACGGCTAATTGGTTTGACATAACCTTATTTTTAGCCCGAAAATCTTGTATGTCTTTGTGGTTTCCACTTTTTAATAACTACCTTTATCAGAAGTTTCATGACTTCTTTTTTAAATTATCTAAATTATATTATGAAAAATTTTATCTTAGGGTTAGCAGTTTTAAGTACAGTTATGATGAAAGCACAAACCCAGATCATCGCCCATAGAGGATATTTCCAGGCTCAGCCTCCTACAACGGAAAACTCCCTTCAATCATTGGAGAATGCCCAGAAATTAAAAATATATGGATCCGAATTTGATGTTAGAATGACAAAAGACGGTGTATTGGTGATCAACCATGACGAGCACCATGGTAATATAGAAATTTCCGAGGCTACTTTCAAAGAATTGGAAGCCGTGAAATTATCCAACGGAGAAAACTTTCCTACTTTAAAAGATTATTTGAAACAGGGTAAAAAAGATAAATCTCTGAAGCTGATTGTTGAGATTAAACCAGCCAAAACTCCTGAAATTGAAAATGAGATTACTCAAAAAACAATCAAAATGATCAAGGATATGAAGCTGGAATCTCAAAGTGAATTTATTTCTTTCAGTCTTAATATCTGTAAAGAGATCAAAAAGTTAGCTCCTGCCTTTAAAGTTCAGTATCTGAATGGTGAATTGTCTCCGGAACAGATCAAAAAAGAAGGATTGGACGGGATGGATTACCACTACAGCGTTTTCCAGAAAAATCCTACATGGATTGCTGAAGCTAAAGCATTAGGACTAATCACCAATGCATGGACAGTAAATGACGTTGCCGTATACGATGAACTGAAAAAGCAGGGAATCGGGTTTGTAACAACCAATATTCCTGATCAGTTAAAGAATAAATAGCGATTCAATATCCTTCACAAATAGTAAAGCTGAAGGGCAAAATATTCCCCTCCTCCGGAGGGGTGGCGAAAATTCAAAGAATTTTTGACGGGGTGGTTTATACCCATCTCAATTAAATAAACAATAATTAAGAATTTACACAGTCTGCCTCTTTTTAAGGGCAGACT
The nucleotide sequence above comes from Chryseobacterium sp. 7. Encoded proteins:
- the kdpB gene encoding potassium-transporting ATPase subunit KdpB, producing the protein MKNQSQTLFQKDLVNEAIKQSFVKLNPKIMFKNPVMFLVEIGTIVMFIVSMFSLTGDKSQGSFSYNFLVFIILFFTVLFANFAEAIAEARGKAQADTLRKTREETPAKLVLDNKPGFQVETRLKMSAEMTLGDIFLCEAGDQIPMDGEIIEGLATIDESAITGESAPVIREAGGDKSSVTGGTKVLSDRIKVKVTTKPGESFLDKMIALVEGASRQKTPNEIALTILLAGFTLTFIIVTLTLKPFADYAQTPITIAAFISLFVCLIPTTIGGLLSAIGIAGMDRALRANVITKSGKAVETAGDIDVLLLDKTGTITIGNRKATQFHPSNGIQIDEFIKASALSSVADETPEGKSIIELSALKSEDLLVANPTYIDFTAETRTSGIDFEETRIRKGAYDTIKKLTEKAGNIFPQETQDAVTKISENGGTPLVVAVDEKVWGVIELQDIIKTGIQERFQRLRKMGVKTVMVTGDNPLTAKFIAEKAGVDDFIAEAKPEDKMNYIKKEQQEGKLVAMMGDGTNDAPALAQADVGVAMNSGTQAAKEAGNMVDLDNDPTKLIEIVEIGKQLLMTRGTLTTFSIANDVAKYFAIIPALFITFIPSLQKLNIMNLHSPETAILSAVIFNAIIIPFLIPLALKGVAYKPIGASALLRRNLLIYGLGGVIVPFIGIKIIDLVISLFY
- the kdpC gene encoding potassium-transporting ATPase subunit KdpC — encoded protein: MKNHIVSAFRLTLVMLVVTGIYLAVVYGGSKILPNKGNGEIVYSKGQKFYANIGQEFKSEKYFHGRPSSVNYNAAGSGGSNKGPSNKEYLETVQKRIDTLKMNNPEMGNVKVPVELVTASGSGLDPDISEEGALYQAKRIGKVRNVSEEQVKSLINNQTEKPFLGLFGPSKVNVLKLNIALDQLK
- a CDS encoding porin — its product is MKKYLVISALLGLSLAKAQSSDSLKIGNKVTFSAYAELFYTYDFNEPGNHMRQNFLYSYNRHNEMNLNLGLVKANYQSENLRANVALMAGTYAQDNMAAEQNALRYVNEANIGIKISKNKNLWIDAGIMPSHIGWESAIGKDNINLTRSFAAENSPYFETGAKISYTSDNGKWFLSGLVLNGWQRIAKPEGNQSISFGHQVTYKPNEKITLNSSSFVGNDKAKEDKKMRYFHDLYGSFQLTEQFSAVLGFDIGAEQKSKGSEQYNIWYSPNVLMKYQFDNKWALAGRLEYYNDNNGVIINTGTPNGFQTFGYSLNVDYAIFKNVVFRTEARGFTAKDAIFAKNDEFKKGNFFITTSLAAWF
- a CDS encoding sensor protein KdpD yields the protein MSSAKDFLELIQKSRKGKFKIYIGMSAGVGKTFRMLQEAQALLRNGIDVKIGYVETHGREETVALVDGLPEITRKSVFYKGKNLEEMDLQAIINEHPEVVLVDELAHTNVEGSKNKKRWQDVLEILDNGINVISAMNIQHIESLNEEVKKITGVEVAERVPDKILALADEVVNIDLTADELLTRLKEGKIYKKEKIQTALSNFFQSGHILQLRELALKEVATHVERKVETEIKTENFKPIKFLACISSNEKIAKTIIRKTARLASYYNSPWTVLYIQKPSENPEKIALDKQRYLINNFNLAQELGAKVVRIKENSVHNGILEYVIDHNITTVCIGKPHASFWQRMLGYSWIYTLMNRLNERQIDIIILS
- a CDS encoding ATP-binding protein, coding for MKLKTKLTLGVGLLFLLIVLLSVIGSVYINKLKSDTEKILTANYNSLEFSKNMLLALDNISTDSTVAVADFQKNNKLQEKNLTEFGEKEATQNLNLHFNSYLKAPDINKEKLIREDLAKIMSLNMKGIERKSDIAIITAENATFWIVSLGTVCFLIAFILLFNLPQTIAEPINQLTFSIKQIADKNYSERVHFKGSEEFNSLADSFNSMAEKLQEYESSTLSKQLMDKKRIETLVNNMHDAVIGLDENHFIYMINDEALKITNLHKEDIIGKTAHEVAINNDLMRELLKNIDHPVKDPIKIVRDNKENYFEQDIIPINIVKTGEKEKKYIGKVILLRNITPFKELDFAKTNFIATISHELKTPISAIKMGVQLLGNQKFGELNEQQQELLKSINEDGQRLLDITGELLNLSQVESGNIRLTVDKCSPKEIVETAVKNVEKLAEQKNISISTEYLLEDSDAVTADFDKTVWVMNNFLTNAVKHSFQDENIKIVVEKINSFIQFSIIDTGSGIDEKYHRQIFDRYFQVPGEHQNGTGLGLAISKNFIEKQHGEIGVKSSLNNGSTFYFRLPVS